From a single Sinorhizobium sp. RAC02 genomic region:
- the queG gene encoding tRNA epoxyqueuosine(34) reductase QueG, whose product MSGDERIRRRLTDFVKAEAADKGFDLCRITGPDSIPEAPPRLADFLAAGYHGTMDWMAETEARRADPRVLWSDVRSVVLFGMNYGPEHDPRAVLAMPDRAAISVYAQNRDYHDIIKGKLKEVATRFAARGGADVKVFVDTAPVMEKPLAAAAGLGWQGKHTNLVSRTHGSWLFLGSLFTTADLFRDEPERDHCGSCRACLDACPTQAFPAPYKLDARRCISYLTIEHKGPIEPEFRTKIGNRIYGCDDCLAACPWNKFAASASEMKLVAREELKAPAIADLLMLDDPGFRAHFSGSPVKRIGRDRFVRNTLIAAGNSGDRSLIAQCTRLADDTAPVVRGMAAWALSRLMTPSEFRQFAAGRVEDADDDVRAEYERAKADCL is encoded by the coding sequence ATGTCGGGCGACGAGAGGATCCGGCGCCGCCTGACCGATTTTGTGAAGGCGGAAGCCGCGGACAAGGGGTTCGACCTCTGTCGCATCACCGGCCCCGACTCGATCCCGGAAGCGCCGCCGCGTCTCGCCGACTTCCTTGCTGCCGGCTATCACGGCACGATGGACTGGATGGCCGAGACGGAAGCCCGTCGCGCCGATCCGCGGGTGCTGTGGAGCGATGTGCGCTCCGTCGTGCTGTTCGGCATGAATTATGGCCCCGAGCACGATCCACGCGCCGTGCTCGCCATGCCCGACCGGGCGGCGATTTCCGTCTACGCACAGAACCGCGACTATCACGACATCATCAAGGGCAAGCTCAAGGAAGTGGCGACGCGTTTTGCCGCGCGTGGCGGAGCGGATGTCAAGGTCTTCGTCGATACGGCACCCGTCATGGAAAAGCCGCTCGCCGCCGCGGCAGGCCTCGGCTGGCAGGGCAAACACACCAATCTCGTCAGCCGCACGCATGGCTCCTGGCTCTTCCTCGGCAGCCTCTTCACCACGGCCGATCTCTTCCGCGACGAGCCGGAGCGCGATCATTGCGGCTCCTGCCGCGCCTGCCTGGACGCCTGCCCGACACAGGCTTTCCCGGCGCCCTACAAGCTCGATGCCCGGCGCTGCATCTCCTACCTCACCATCGAGCACAAGGGGCCGATCGAGCCGGAATTTCGGACAAAAATCGGCAACCGCATCTATGGCTGCGACGACTGCCTCGCCGCCTGCCCCTGGAACAAGTTCGCAGCCAGCGCCTCCGAAATGAAGCTCGTTGCCCGCGAAGAGCTGAAGGCGCCGGCCATTGCCGACCTTTTGATGCTCGACGATCCCGGCTTCCGCGCCCATTTCTCCGGCTCGCCCGTCAAACGCATCGGCCGCGACCGCTTCGTGCGCAACACGCTGATCGCCGCCGGCAATTCCGGCGACCGCAGCCTGATTGCGCAATGTACGCGCCTTGCCGACGACACCGCGCCCGTGGTGCGGGGCATGGCCGCATGGGCGCTTTCCCGCCTGATGACACCTTCCGAATTCCGGCAATTTGCGGCAGGAAGGGTGGAGGACGCCGACGACGACGTGCGTGCGGAATATGAGAGAGCGAAGGCAGACTGTCTATGA
- a CDS encoding SDR family oxidoreductase — protein sequence MKHLLILGAGFSGKAIGETFRDAGFSVAGTTRSAEKAEALRALGVEPILYDGGAISEALAADMARATHLVQSIAPGKDGDPLFRTESPALSTLMPKLEWAGYLSTVGVYGDHKGGWVNEDTVLNPVSARSVERVEAENHWLASGEASGLPVAVLRLAGIYGPGRNALRNMEDGTARRLIKPDQVFNRIRVEDIGGSALFLAQKHLGGVWNITDDEPGPPQDVVAEAARLMGLPTPPDIAFETAELSPMARSFYGENKRVSNAKLRAAGFDFRFSNYRQSLAELHASGRWRG from the coding sequence ATGAAACACCTCCTGATCCTCGGTGCCGGCTTTTCCGGCAAGGCCATCGGCGAAACCTTTCGGGATGCCGGCTTTTCCGTCGCCGGCACCACACGGTCCGCCGAGAAAGCCGAGGCACTTCGCGCCCTCGGCGTCGAACCGATCCTCTATGACGGCGGCGCGATCTCCGAGGCGCTGGCTGCCGACATGGCGCGCGCCACCCATCTCGTTCAGTCGATCGCTCCCGGCAAGGATGGTGATCCGCTCTTCCGCACCGAGAGCCCCGCACTCTCCACCCTGATGCCGAAGCTCGAATGGGCCGGTTATCTCTCCACCGTCGGCGTCTACGGCGACCACAAGGGTGGATGGGTGAACGAGGACACGGTGCTGAACCCGGTCTCCGCCCGCTCCGTCGAGCGGGTCGAAGCGGAAAACCATTGGCTCGCCTCCGGAGAGGCATCAGGCCTGCCCGTCGCCGTACTGCGTCTTGCCGGCATCTATGGGCCGGGGCGCAATGCGCTGCGCAACATGGAGGATGGCACGGCGCGCCGCCTCATCAAGCCGGACCAGGTGTTCAACCGCATCCGCGTCGAGGATATCGGCGGCTCGGCGCTGTTCCTTGCACAAAAGCATCTCGGCGGCGTCTGGAACATCACCGACGACGAGCCCGGCCCGCCGCAGGATGTGGTGGCGGAAGCCGCCCGCCTGATGGGCCTGCCGACGCCGCCGGACATTGCTTTCGAGACGGCGGAACTTTCTCCCATGGCCAGGTCTTTCTATGGCGAGAACAAACGCGTCTCGAACGCGAAACTGCGGGCTGCAGGCTTCGACTTCCGCTTTTCGAACTACCGCCAGTCGCTCGCAGAATTGCACGCGTCCGGGCGGTGGCGGGGCTGA
- a CDS encoding septal ring lytic transglycosylase RlpA family protein: MLSKLSSLALASLVVTSSTFVAFSDAQAAGCGRASWYALHSRTASGERMNPNLMTAAHRSLRFGTKVKVTNANNGKSVVVRINDRGPFIRGRVLDLSKAAASNIGMIRSGHAKICFEVIG, translated from the coding sequence ATGCTGTCCAAGCTCTCCAGCCTCGCGCTCGCTTCTCTCGTCGTCACCTCCTCCACCTTCGTTGCTTTTTCTGATGCTCAAGCCGCTGGTTGCGGTCGTGCCTCGTGGTATGCGCTGCATTCGCGCACGGCCTCCGGTGAGCGGATGAATCCGAACCTGATGACGGCCGCCCATCGCAGCCTGCGCTTCGGCACCAAGGTGAAGGTCACCAACGCCAACAACGGCAAGAGCGTCGTGGTGCGCATCAACGATCGTGGCCCGTTCATCCGCGGCCGCGTGCTCGATCTTTCCAAGGCCGCCGCTTCCAACATCGGCATGATCCGCTCCGGCCACGCCAAGATCTGTTTCGAAGTCATCGGCTGA
- a CDS encoding RsmB/NOP family class I SAM-dependent RNA methyltransferase produces MRLGGRLSGAIEVLTDIETRRRPVADALKDWGLSHRFAGSGDRAAIGNIVYDALRMKLSHAFLMNDDSPTALGYAVLLRQWDLAPEALAAEFDGDRFAPETLSEEKLAAFRTRSLDEAAPHVQGDIPEWIQSAFETNFADAWLAEAKALAGRPTLDLRANTLKAGRDKVLKALERNAAVASPIARQGVRIPAGEGPSRLPNVTADLAFQKGWFEVQDEGSQIVADLVFPQDGDQVLDFCAGGGGKTLAMAAAMHNKGQVHAYDTDRKRLAPIIERLKRAGTRNVQVHEDISSLSSLKGRFDRVLVDAPCTGTGTWRRRPDTKWRLTEKNLEERIVQQQEALANASAFVRPGGSLLYVTCSILPQENEDQVHGFCAANPDFEILPVTDTWQKLFGADKPQPWSRDGKTVTLTPASTDTDGFFFCAMGRKA; encoded by the coding sequence ATGCGATTGGGTGGGCGGCTCTCGGGAGCCATCGAGGTTCTGACGGATATCGAGACGCGGCGGCGTCCCGTCGCCGATGCGCTCAAGGACTGGGGCCTGTCCCATCGCTTCGCCGGGTCCGGCGACCGCGCCGCGATCGGCAATATCGTCTACGACGCGTTGCGCATGAAACTGTCGCACGCCTTCCTGATGAACGATGACAGCCCTACCGCCCTCGGCTACGCGGTGCTGCTGCGCCAGTGGGACCTCGCCCCCGAGGCACTGGCTGCGGAATTCGACGGTGATCGCTTCGCCCCGGAAACGCTTTCCGAAGAAAAGCTCGCGGCCTTCCGCACCCGCAGCCTCGATGAGGCGGCCCCGCATGTGCAGGGCGATATCCCGGAATGGATCCAGTCTGCCTTCGAGACGAATTTTGCCGATGCGTGGCTGGCCGAAGCCAAGGCGCTGGCCGGACGGCCGACGCTGGACCTCAGGGCCAACACGCTGAAGGCCGGCCGCGACAAGGTGCTGAAGGCGCTGGAACGCAACGCCGCCGTCGCCTCCCCCATCGCCCGCCAGGGTGTGCGCATTCCCGCCGGCGAAGGCCCGTCGCGCCTGCCGAACGTCACCGCCGACCTCGCCTTCCAGAAGGGCTGGTTCGAGGTGCAGGACGAGGGCTCGCAGATCGTCGCAGATCTCGTCTTCCCGCAGGATGGCGACCAGGTTCTCGACTTCTGTGCCGGCGGCGGCGGCAAGACGCTCGCCATGGCGGCCGCGATGCACAACAAGGGCCAGGTGCACGCCTACGACACCGACCGCAAGCGCCTCGCGCCGATCATCGAGCGGCTGAAGCGCGCGGGCACCCGCAACGTCCAGGTCCACGAGGACATTTCCAGCCTCTCGTCGCTCAAGGGCCGGTTCGACCGCGTGCTGGTCGACGCGCCCTGCACGGGTACCGGCACTTGGCGCCGACGCCCGGACACCAAGTGGCGCCTCACCGAGAAGAACCTCGAGGAACGCATCGTCCAGCAGCAGGAAGCGCTCGCCAATGCCAGCGCCTTCGTGCGGCCGGGCGGTTCCCTGCTCTACGTCACCTGTTCCATCCTGCCGCAGGAGAACGAGGACCAAGTGCACGGCTTCTGTGCGGCCAATCCAGATTTCGAGATCCTGCCCGTCACCGATACGTGGCAGAAGCTGTTCGGCGCGGACAAGCCGCAGCCTTGGTCGCGCGATGGAAAGACCGTCACGCTGACCCCGGCATCCACCGATACGGACGGTTTCTTCTTCTGCGCCATGGGTCGCAAGGCCTGA
- a CDS encoding imelysin family protein: MTTSTLRAVAFALAAAASSLAIGSAHAAADPAAIVKHYAEIAHAKFSDSLDAAKALDAAVDALIAKPSDATLKAAREAWLKSRVPYQQTEAYRFGNPLVDDWEGKVNAWPLDEGLIDYVDPSYGTESDENALFVGNVIANPKLEIAGKTIDATTITPAVLQELHEAGEVEANVATGYHAIEFLLWGQDLNGTGKGAGNRQASDYDKANCTNGNCDRRGAYLKAASSLLVTDLEEMVKAWAADGDATKNVTADPKAGITAMLTGMGSLSYGELAGERMKLGLLLHDPEEEHDCFSDNTHNSHYYDVVGIQTVYTGEYTRPDGSKLTGPSLSELVAEKDAALDTEMKGKLDASHAAFKALVDRAEGGEAYDQMIGEGNAEGNKVVQTAVDSLIDQTKTIERVIGSLDIGKIELEGSDSLDNPNAVFQ, encoded by the coding sequence ATGACCACTTCCACTCTTCGCGCGGTCGCCTTTGCGCTTGCTGCGGCGGCGTCAAGCCTCGCCATCGGCTCCGCCCATGCGGCGGCCGATCCGGCTGCGATCGTCAAGCACTATGCCGAAATCGCCCATGCCAAATTCTCCGACTCGCTCGATGCCGCCAAGGCGCTCGATGCGGCGGTCGATGCCCTCATTGCTAAGCCGAGCGACGCAACACTGAAGGCAGCGCGCGAGGCGTGGCTGAAGTCGCGCGTGCCCTATCAGCAGACGGAAGCCTATCGCTTCGGCAACCCGCTCGTCGACGACTGGGAAGGCAAGGTCAACGCCTGGCCGCTTGACGAAGGCCTGATCGACTATGTCGACCCGAGCTACGGCACGGAAAGCGACGAGAACGCGCTGTTCGTCGGCAATGTCATCGCCAACCCGAAGCTGGAGATCGCCGGCAAGACGATCGACGCGACGACGATCACGCCGGCTGTGCTGCAGGAGTTGCATGAGGCCGGCGAAGTCGAGGCGAACGTCGCCACTGGCTACCATGCCATCGAGTTCCTGCTGTGGGGCCAGGACCTGAACGGCACCGGCAAAGGCGCCGGCAACCGCCAGGCTTCCGACTACGACAAGGCCAATTGCACCAACGGCAATTGCGACCGCCGCGGCGCCTATCTGAAGGCCGCCTCCTCGCTGCTCGTCACCGATCTCGAAGAGATGGTGAAGGCCTGGGCCGCGGATGGCGACGCCACCAAGAACGTCACCGCCGATCCGAAGGCCGGCATCACCGCCATGCTGACCGGCATGGGCTCGCTCTCCTACGGCGAACTGGCCGGCGAGCGCATGAAGCTCGGCCTGTTGCTGCACGATCCGGAAGAAGAGCACGATTGCTTCTCCGACAACACGCACAACTCGCACTACTACGACGTCGTCGGCATCCAGACCGTCTATACGGGCGAATATACCCGTCCGGACGGTTCGAAGCTGACCGGCCCGTCGCTTTCGGAGCTGGTTGCGGAAAAGGACGCCGCACTCGACACCGAGATGAAGGGCAAGCTCGACGCCAGCCATGCCGCCTTCAAGGCGCTGGTCGACCGTGCGGAAGGCGGCGAAGCCTATGACCAGATGATCGGTGAAGGCAATGCGGAAGGCAACAAGGTGGTGCAGACCGCCGTCGACAGCCTGATCGACCAGACGAAGACCATCGAACGCGTCATCGGGTCGCTGGACATCGGCAAGATCGAGCTTGAAGGCTCCGACAGCCTGGATAATCCTAACGCTGTCTTCCAATGA
- a CDS encoding di-heme oxidoredictase family protein yields MTERPARRLLAVSAAVFVAAGVFVIGAHSADGGRDDLSEKDRKRVATVTRLTTDFSAAEQYEAMSGGAATSLASTDVNSFSHFSDNLTFAEEETFKLGNALFQKLWVSSPSSTQASDGLGPLYNARSCQTCHIKDGRGHPPEGSAEASSMFLRLARPATTPEEEAALKTFSEMSLPDPVYGRQLQDLAVPGLKAEGRMVITYTEEQVTLAGGEVVSLRRPSYSVVDLAYGDLDAATTLSPRVTQPMLGLGLVQAIHAADILALADPDDADEDGISGKAAIAIDPKTGKQTLGRFGWKAQSATVRQQSADAFAFDIGISTPEVPLHQGDCMPAQAVCLERPDGVQKRLGDVEAPPPIMDLVTFYAENLAVPARRKASFAETLAGKRVFYETGCVSCHQPKFVTRRDAENKAHAFQLIWPYSDFLLHDMGEGLADGQAVGVASGREWRTPPLWGIGLTKTVNGHTFFLHDGRARNLTEAILWHGGEAKAARDRFTALEKQDRDALLTFLESL; encoded by the coding sequence ATGACAGAACGCCCTGCCCGTCGCCTGCTCGCGGTTTCTGCCGCGGTCTTTGTCGCGGCGGGCGTTTTTGTTATTGGCGCCCATTCCGCTGATGGCGGGCGCGACGATCTTTCGGAAAAGGACCGCAAACGCGTCGCTACCGTGACGCGGCTAACGACGGATTTCTCCGCCGCCGAACAATACGAGGCCATGTCCGGCGGGGCCGCGACCTCGCTTGCGTCGACCGACGTGAACAGTTTTTCGCATTTTTCGGACAACCTCACCTTCGCCGAGGAAGAGACGTTCAAGCTCGGCAACGCGCTGTTCCAGAAGCTCTGGGTCTCTTCGCCCTCCTCCACGCAGGCCTCGGACGGCCTGGGGCCGCTCTACAATGCACGCTCCTGCCAGACCTGCCACATCAAGGACGGCCGCGGCCATCCGCCGGAGGGGTCGGCCGAGGCAAGCTCCATGTTCCTGCGCCTGGCGCGGCCCGCGACGACGCCGGAGGAAGAGGCAGCGCTGAAGACTTTCAGCGAGATGAGCCTGCCGGACCCCGTCTACGGCCGCCAGCTTCAGGATCTCGCCGTGCCCGGCCTCAAGGCCGAAGGCCGAATGGTCATCACCTACACGGAAGAGCAGGTGACGCTTGCCGGTGGCGAGGTCGTCAGCCTGCGCCGGCCGAGTTATTCCGTTGTCGATCTCGCCTATGGCGACCTCGATGCGGCGACCACGCTCTCGCCGCGCGTTACCCAGCCCATGCTCGGCCTTGGTCTCGTCCAGGCGATCCACGCGGCGGATATCCTGGCGCTCGCCGACCCGGACGATGCGGATGAAGACGGGATCAGCGGCAAGGCCGCGATCGCCATCGACCCGAAAACCGGCAAGCAGACGCTGGGCCGGTTCGGCTGGAAGGCGCAGTCCGCCACGGTGCGCCAGCAGAGCGCCGACGCCTTCGCCTTCGACATCGGCATCTCGACACCGGAGGTGCCGCTGCACCAGGGCGACTGCATGCCCGCACAGGCCGTCTGCCTGGAGCGGCCGGACGGCGTGCAGAAACGGCTCGGCGACGTGGAAGCGCCGCCGCCGATCATGGATCTCGTAACCTTCTACGCGGAAAACCTCGCCGTGCCGGCGCGCCGCAAGGCGAGTTTTGCCGAGACGCTGGCGGGCAAGCGCGTCTTCTACGAGACGGGCTGCGTGAGCTGTCATCAACCGAAATTCGTGACCCGCCGTGACGCCGAAAACAAGGCCCATGCCTTCCAGCTCATCTGGCCCTATTCCGATTTCCTGCTGCACGACATGGGCGAAGGCCTTGCCGACGGGCAGGCGGTCGGCGTGGCGAGCGGCCGGGAGTGGCGCACGCCGCCGCTCTGGGGTATCGGCCTTACAAAAACCGTCAACGGCCATACGTTCTTCCTGCATGATGGACGCGCCCGCAACCTCACCGAGGCCATCCTCTGGCACGGCGGCGAGGCCAAGGCTGCGCGCGACCGCTTCACTGCCCTGGAAAAACAAGACCGCGACGCCCTTCTGACCTTCCTGGAGAGTCTCTGA
- a CDS encoding imelysin family protein: MLTRRPTFHRFGTLLAAGLLLTASLPAAAQEGGAPVLPELTDEIVTGIMTRAVDDVIRPGYRAFQASAGALAETTAAFCKVPSEDGRKAVDDAFRQAVTDWGHIEIVRIGPVIEDNRFERILFYPDRKGTGLKQVQALLQKQDEADTKAETMGGKSVAIQGFGAIEFALYGTGSETLMNTPDGFRCRYAAAVATHIETTAGQLVAAWDAPDDVQRDWKHPGPQNPVFRTAKEAMTALLGILVHGAEAVRDQRIETFYRNGGIARPKSAVFWRSGNTWTSITANIDGLKTLFDKSGMADLVDPNVASINGNIEFVLNSLHRIAPTIDPDMEKAVSTPAEQQKINFLLVNTRDLIVSLDGGYGGAIGLGSGFSFSDGD; encoded by the coding sequence ATGCTGACCCGGCGACCAACCTTCCACCGTTTCGGAACTCTCCTCGCAGCCGGCCTGCTGCTCACGGCCAGTCTGCCGGCCGCCGCGCAGGAGGGTGGCGCGCCGGTGCTGCCGGAGCTGACCGACGAGATCGTCACCGGCATCATGACGCGCGCCGTCGACGACGTCATCCGCCCCGGCTACCGCGCCTTCCAGGCCTCCGCCGGCGCACTTGCCGAGACGACCGCCGCTTTCTGCAAGGTCCCATCCGAGGATGGCCGGAAAGCGGTCGATGACGCCTTCCGCCAGGCGGTGACCGACTGGGGACACATCGAGATCGTGCGCATCGGTCCTGTCATCGAGGACAACCGCTTCGAGCGCATCCTGTTTTACCCTGACCGCAAGGGCACCGGCCTGAAACAGGTGCAGGCGCTGCTCCAGAAGCAGGACGAAGCGGATACGAAGGCCGAAACGATGGGTGGCAAGAGCGTCGCCATCCAGGGGTTTGGCGCCATCGAGTTCGCCCTCTACGGCACCGGCTCCGAAACGCTGATGAATACCCCGGACGGTTTCCGCTGCCGCTATGCCGCCGCCGTCGCCACCCATATCGAGACGACGGCCGGCCAGCTGGTCGCGGCCTGGGACGCGCCGGATGACGTGCAGCGGGACTGGAAACATCCCGGCCCGCAGAACCCGGTGTTCCGCACCGCCAAGGAAGCAATGACCGCGCTGCTCGGCATTCTCGTGCACGGCGCGGAGGCGGTGCGTGACCAGCGCATCGAAACCTTCTATCGCAATGGCGGCATCGCCCGCCCGAAATCGGCGGTGTTCTGGCGCTCCGGCAACACCTGGACATCGATCACCGCCAATATCGACGGCCTGAAAACGCTGTTCGACAAGTCCGGCATGGCGGACCTCGTCGATCCCAACGTCGCGTCGATCAACGGCAATATCGAGTTCGTGCTGAACTCGCTCCACCGCATCGCCCCGACGATCGACCCCGACATGGAGAAGGCCGTTTCCACACCGGCGGAACAGCAGAAGATCAACTTTCTTCTCGTCAACACGCGCGACCTGATCGTCAGTCTCGACGGCGGCTATGGCGGCGCCATCGGTCTCGGCTCGGGCTTCTCCTTCTCGGACGGCGATTGA
- a CDS encoding DUF1513 domain-containing protein, translated as MTATGGHSALVDRRAFLRMAGAAWVATLSARQAFALTRTDAVFASGYRDRNGRFGIAVLAEDGTIIDRTPLPARSHGMAFSPATGHLVAFARRPGTFALVIDRSGKAEPITIAAAEDRHFFGHGCFSPDGRLLYASENDFDANHGVIGLYDAHDGYRRIGEYPTYGIGTHDLSVSDDGSLLIAANGGIETHPDFGRTKLNLDHMEPSLALIDAATGALIERHTLPEKLRQLSTRHIDLDDKGRIWFACQYEGPRNDLPPLVGHFGKGEDLTFLSLPEETTIGLANYVGAIAVNRREGLVGLTSPNGGRFVVLDAGTGSVLREESVTNAAGIAAAPQGLAVSSYDGRFAGHREGVSWDQHIAGLMPRR; from the coding sequence ATGACGGCGACGGGCGGCCATAGCGCGCTTGTCGACCGGCGCGCCTTCCTGCGCATGGCGGGTGCGGCCTGGGTCGCGACGCTCAGCGCGCGCCAGGCCTTTGCGCTTACCCGCACCGATGCCGTCTTCGCTTCCGGCTACCGGGACAGAAATGGCCGTTTCGGCATCGCGGTTCTTGCCGAAGACGGCACGATCATCGACCGCACTCCCTTGCCCGCCCGAAGCCACGGCATGGCCTTTTCGCCGGCAACCGGCCACCTCGTCGCCTTCGCCCGGCGCCCAGGCACTTTTGCGCTGGTGATCGACCGCAGCGGCAAGGCGGAGCCCATAACGATCGCCGCTGCCGAGGACCGGCATTTCTTCGGCCACGGCTGCTTTTCGCCGGATGGAAGACTGCTCTATGCCAGCGAGAACGATTTCGACGCCAACCACGGCGTGATCGGCCTCTATGATGCCCACGACGGCTACCGCCGCATCGGCGAATATCCCACCTACGGCATCGGTACGCACGACCTCTCCGTCAGCGACGACGGCAGCCTGCTGATCGCCGCCAATGGCGGCATCGAGACCCACCCGGATTTCGGCCGCACCAAGCTCAACCTCGACCATATGGAGCCGTCGCTCGCGCTCATCGACGCTGCGACCGGGGCGCTGATCGAGCGCCACACGCTGCCTGAGAAACTCCGCCAGCTTTCTACCCGCCATATCGATCTCGACGACAAGGGCCGCATCTGGTTTGCCTGCCAGTACGAGGGGCCGCGCAACGACCTGCCGCCGCTCGTCGGCCATTTCGGAAAGGGCGAGGACCTGACCTTCCTCTCCCTGCCGGAGGAGACCACCATCGGGCTGGCCAACTATGTCGGCGCCATCGCCGTCAACCGGCGCGAGGGTCTTGTCGGCCTCACCTCGCCGAATGGCGGACGCTTCGTCGTGCTCGATGCAGGAACCGGCAGCGTGCTGCGCGAGGAAAGCGTCACGAACGCCGCCGGCATCGCCGCCGCGCCGCAGGGCCTCGCCGTCTCCTCCTATGACGGGCGTTTTGCCGGCCACCGCGAGGGCGTCTCCTGGGACCAGCACATTGCCGGGCTGATGCCGCGCCGCTGA
- a CDS encoding TspO/MBR family protein, translating to MNNKPLVYLLFIILVLGGGLLIGANNVPGDWYQSLAKPSFNPPNWVFAPAWSLLYVIIGVVGARTWLSPLRRSIAMRLWFAQLVFNFAWSPAFFGLQDPMSAMIIILGLLTSVAGFIAVSWRQDRTAALLFLPYLAWVLFATALNAAIIALN from the coding sequence ATGAACAACAAACCCCTCGTCTATCTGCTCTTCATCATCCTTGTCCTCGGTGGCGGTCTCCTGATCGGTGCCAACAACGTGCCGGGCGACTGGTATCAATCGCTGGCAAAACCGTCCTTCAACCCGCCGAACTGGGTGTTCGCGCCGGCCTGGAGCCTTCTCTACGTCATCATCGGCGTGGTGGGCGCCCGCACATGGCTTTCCCCGCTCCGCCGGTCGATCGCGATGCGCCTCTGGTTCGCCCAGCTCGTGTTCAATTTCGCCTGGTCGCCGGCCTTCTTCGGCCTGCAGGATCCGATGTCGGCGATGATCATCATCCTCGGCCTTCTCACCTCGGTCGCAGGCTTCATCGCGGTCTCCTGGCGGCAGGACCGGACGGCAGCCCTGCTCTTCCTGCCCTATCTCGCCTGGGTGCTCTTCGCGACGGCCCTCAATGCGGCAATTAT